In Bacteroidota bacterium, a single window of DNA contains:
- a CDS encoding SusC/RagA family TonB-linked outer membrane protein, with product MKLTTIIILSACLTASVNGYSQKVTISEKNANLEKIFKQIKKQTGYVFFYDVSILDGAKPVTIQVKDVEIEQVLKEILHDQLLDYSIENKTIAIVKKDPSIIKEQTPLPSPPITVRGRIVNDGGEPVQATITAKGTGKAATSTNDKGEFAIVVKDLEGSLIISAVGIEILEIKLDGRRELTINVKTKVSVMDEVQRIAYGTTTRRFSTGSISKIKGEDIRNQPVENPMLALGGRAPGLQITQVNGMAGGAVSISIRGRNSLGAGSEPLYIIDGVPFAHSLSTVVFSNNVTAQTLGGLNNATNGTSPFVTLNAADIESIEVLKDADATAIYGSRGSNGVILITTRKAKANKTSVEASFYTGWGRPTIMPEMLNTQQYVAMRKEAFKNDGIIPTASNATDFMVWDTTRYNDWAKILMGETARSYDAQVRLSGGNEQTRFSLSTGYHRETPVFYGNMFDDRIHVRANMTHHSIDKKFSLTLSTGYNIDNNNINTIDMGQLLTTIPNAPYPLDANGNLVWSDKGVNFSNPLQFTKKLYKGVTEHSISDINLGYRFSKNFEIRIDGGMNIVRLDQRTTNPVSSQSPLGTTPISSAQFFNESQRNWIVEPQAEYTKQFGKGRLQVLAGCSFQEQLTEGATISATGYASDELLGTPGPAATKSVTSNYGKYRYNAFFGRVGYRYNNKYLINISGRRDGSSRFGPGKQFGNFGAVGAGWIFSEEKFMKNISFLNYGKIRTSIGVTGNDRIGNYQYIARWSTTSAALPYQGISGFFPINLQNPDFAWERNQKWEAAIELGFFQDRLFASATYYMSRSDNQLIGYTLPSQTGFASITANRNAIVENRGWEFMINTTNIRTKNFTWKSSFNISIPRSELVAYPNLETSSFANALIIGYPVTVRKYLEYQGVDTATGIYKLNGINLTKDRTQVRDLGQRLYGGLQNTFTYKGWSLDLFFHFVQQDGLSSINFVAPGNRSNQTILVLDRWQHKGEITDIQKFSTTGAAVTQFSLYSNFSSARVVNASFIRLKNVSLSYQFDKKLIEKFKIESLKVYFQGQNLFTFTPYEYGDPETLSYYTLPLRMLSVGIQVIF from the coding sequence ATGAAACTCACGACCATTATTATCTTATCAGCCTGCCTCACCGCAAGTGTCAACGGGTATAGTCAGAAAGTAACTATTTCTGAAAAAAATGCCAACCTGGAAAAGATATTTAAGCAAATAAAAAAACAAACCGGTTATGTTTTCTTTTATGATGTAAGCATACTTGACGGAGCCAAACCTGTAACCATACAGGTAAAGGATGTTGAAATTGAACAGGTGTTAAAAGAAATTCTGCATGACCAGCTATTAGATTACTCCATTGAAAACAAAACCATCGCTATTGTAAAAAAAGATCCTTCAATAATAAAAGAACAAACTCCATTGCCGTCGCCACCAATTACAGTTCGTGGCCGCATCGTAAACGATGGAGGTGAGCCAGTGCAAGCCACTATTACCGCTAAGGGTACTGGCAAAGCTGCAACTTCAACCAATGACAAGGGTGAGTTTGCTATAGTGGTCAAGGATCTCGAGGGCAGTCTTATAATTTCCGCAGTTGGTATTGAAATACTGGAAATAAAATTAGATGGAAGGAGAGAGTTAACAATAAATGTAAAAACAAAAGTTAGTGTAATGGATGAGGTGCAGAGGATTGCCTATGGTACAACCACGAGGCGTTTTAGTACAGGATCCATTTCAAAAATAAAAGGGGAAGATATCAGGAATCAACCGGTAGAAAATCCCATGCTTGCATTAGGAGGAAGAGCGCCGGGTTTGCAGATCACTCAAGTCAACGGTATGGCCGGTGGGGCAGTTAGTATAAGTATCCGTGGCAGAAACTCTCTTGGAGCCGGGTCCGAGCCTCTATACATTATTGATGGTGTACCTTTTGCCCATTCGCTATCCACTGTAGTATTTTCAAATAATGTTACAGCCCAAACATTGGGAGGACTTAACAACGCCACTAACGGTACAAGTCCATTTGTAACCCTTAATGCTGCCGACATTGAAAGCATTGAAGTGCTGAAAGACGCGGATGCTACTGCCATCTACGGTTCAAGAGGGTCAAATGGGGTAATACTCATCACTACAAGAAAAGCCAAAGCAAATAAGACATCCGTTGAGGCAAGTTTTTATACCGGTTGGGGACGGCCTACCATTATGCCTGAAATGCTGAATACACAGCAATATGTGGCAATGCGAAAAGAAGCGTTTAAGAATGATGGAATTATTCCCACAGCATCTAATGCCACCGATTTTATGGTATGGGACACGACACGTTATAATGACTGGGCAAAAATATTGATGGGTGAAACCGCACGTAGTTATGATGCACAGGTACGCCTTTCAGGGGGAAACGAGCAAACCCGGTTTTCGCTCTCAACAGGCTACCACCGTGAGACGCCTGTCTTCTATGGTAACATGTTCGATGATCGTATTCATGTTCGGGCAAACATGACGCATCATTCTATTGATAAGAAATTTTCTCTTACACTAAGTACAGGATATAACATTGATAATAATAATATCAATACAATAGATATGGGCCAATTGCTAACTACGATACCCAATGCGCCCTACCCGCTTGATGCGAATGGAAACCTGGTCTGGAGTGATAAGGGTGTCAATTTTTCAAACCCACTTCAATTTACAAAAAAGCTATACAAAGGCGTAACAGAACACTCCATCAGCGATATCAATTTGGGTTATCGTTTCAGCAAAAATTTTGAGATCAGGATAGATGGAGGGATGAATATCGTACGCCTTGACCAGAGAACTACCAACCCGGTAAGTTCTCAAAGCCCTTTAGGGACAACGCCAATAAGTTCAGCTCAATTTTTTAACGAGTCCCAGCGAAACTGGATCGTGGAGCCGCAGGCAGAATACACTAAACAATTTGGGAAAGGCCGGTTACAAGTGCTGGCGGGTTGTAGTTTCCAGGAGCAGCTTACAGAAGGAGCAACAATAAGTGCCACCGGGTATGCAAGTGATGAATTACTTGGAACACCAGGTCCTGCGGCTACAAAATCGGTTACCAGCAACTACGGTAAGTACCGGTACAACGCTTTTTTTGGCAGGGTTGGTTACAGGTATAACAATAAGTACCTTATAAATATATCTGGCCGTCGCGACGGGTCCAGTCGTTTTGGACCGGGAAAACAATTTGGCAATTTCGGTGCAGTGGGAGCGGGGTGGATATTTTCTGAAGAGAAGTTCATGAAAAATATTTCCTTCCTTAACTACGGTAAGATCAGAACAAGTATCGGTGTTACAGGCAACGACCGTATTGGCAACTACCAGTACATAGCACGTTGGAGTACTACAAGTGCCGCCCTTCCTTACCAGGGTATTAGTGGTTTTTTTCCAATAAATCTTCAAAATCCTGATTTTGCCTGGGAACGCAATCAAAAATGGGAAGCTGCAATTGAGCTTGGATTTTTTCAAGACAGGTTGTTTGCAAGCGCCACTTATTATATGAGCCGGAGCGATAATCAACTGATCGGTTACACGCTTCCATCACAGACAGGCTTTGCAAGCATTACGGCCAACAGGAATGCAATAGTTGAAAACAGGGGTTGGGAATTCATGATCAATACTACCAACATCAGGACAAAGAATTTTACCTGGAAAAGTTCATTCAACATTTCGATACCACGCAGCGAATTGGTGGCATATCCTAATCTTGAAACATCAAGCTTTGCCAATGCGCTTATTATAGGATATCCTGTTACCGTACGCAAATACCTCGAGTACCAGGGGGTTGATACTGCAACCGGTATTTACAAGCTTAATGGGATCAACCTGACTAAAGACAGAACCCAGGTACGTGATTTGGGACAGCGCCTTTATGGTGGATTGCAAAATACTTTTACTTACAAAGGATGGTCTCTTGATCTGTTCTTCCATTTTGTTCAACAAGACGGTTTGAGCAGCATTAACTTCGTGGCGCCGGGTAACCGTTCAAATCAGACTATATTAGTTTTAGACAGATGGCAGCATAAAGGAGAAATTACCGATATACAGAAATTCTCTACTACCGGGGCAGCTGTTACTCAATTCAGCCTTTATTCCAATTTCTCCAGTGCCAGAGTAGTGAACGCATCTTTCATTCGTTTGAAGAATGTATCACTCTCTTATCAATTCGACAAAAAACTGATCGAAAAATTTAAGATAGAAAGTTTAAAAGTGTATTTCCAGGGACAAAACCTGTTCACGTTCACTCCGTATGAATACGGGGATCCGGAAACATTATCGTATTACACTTTGCCACTCAGGATGCTAAGCGTAGGTATACAGGTCATTTTTTAA
- a CDS encoding RagB/SusD family nutrient uptake outer membrane protein: protein MKYYTGILQDIKANTRYFLMVVMLTTILPSCKKFVTVENPPGILTTEKVFADDRSANSAIVSIYIDMMNYQFGGEGSFVCFSMTALAGFSGNELQWTQSNINTPAFQEFATHDLTPPNPNVAAFWKDGYNYIYRANAILEGIAPSTGMTPDGKKLAEGEAKFIRGFCYFYLVNLFGDVPLVLSTDYRANMNMARTPSARVWEQILNDLKDAKQLLPANYLTPERLRPNRATAGALLARTYLYLERWADAEAESDAIITSGVYGASLPAIDLVFKKESIETIWQLQPVRASINTNEAFFFLTAAGARPSFEITQNLLSAFEPNDNRKTQWIGFSSPVANPTWAFPAKYKAGTSVTVTEYYIVFRLTEQYLIRAEARARQGGSKLAQAITDLNTVRSRAGLPAVNPADQNAFYLAIEKERQVEFFAEWGHRWLDLKRTNRAETVLRPLSPTNSWRLGSELYPVPSGEIGNNPILVQNLGY, encoded by the coding sequence GTGAAATACTATACAGGCATACTTCAAGATATAAAAGCAAACACCCGGTACTTTCTTATGGTGGTGATGCTGACAACCATCTTACCATCTTGCAAGAAGTTTGTAACTGTTGAAAATCCGCCAGGCATTCTCACCACAGAAAAAGTATTTGCAGATGATAGATCAGCAAATTCGGCAATAGTTTCTATTTATATTGATATGATGAATTACCAATTCGGAGGTGAGGGATCATTCGTCTGTTTTTCTATGACAGCATTGGCCGGTTTTTCAGGTAATGAATTGCAGTGGACTCAGAGCAATATTAACACTCCGGCTTTCCAGGAATTTGCAACACATGATCTTACTCCTCCAAATCCGAATGTAGCAGCTTTCTGGAAGGATGGGTACAATTATATTTACCGTGCAAATGCTATCCTTGAAGGCATTGCTCCTTCAACAGGCATGACACCAGATGGAAAAAAACTTGCTGAAGGAGAAGCCAAATTCATACGTGGGTTTTGTTACTTCTATCTTGTAAACCTGTTTGGTGATGTACCCCTTGTTTTGAGTACGGACTACCGGGCAAATATGAATATGGCCAGAACCCCATCGGCCAGAGTTTGGGAGCAAATCCTCAATGATCTGAAAGATGCTAAGCAACTGCTTCCCGCAAACTATCTAACACCTGAAAGACTTCGCCCCAATCGTGCAACAGCCGGAGCCTTGTTGGCCCGTACATACCTGTACTTAGAAAGATGGGCGGATGCAGAAGCTGAATCGGATGCCATTATTACATCAGGTGTTTATGGAGCAAGTCTGCCTGCTATTGACCTTGTTTTCAAAAAAGAAAGCATTGAAACGATCTGGCAATTGCAACCTGTCCGTGCAAGCATCAATACAAACGAGGCTTTTTTCTTTCTTACAGCAGCTGGTGCAAGACCCAGTTTTGAAATAACACAAAACCTCTTGTCTGCTTTCGAGCCAAACGATAATCGTAAAACACAATGGATAGGATTTAGTAGCCCTGTTGCAAATCCTACCTGGGCTTTTCCTGCAAAATATAAAGCTGGAACTTCTGTTACAGTGACGGAATATTATATTGTATTTCGCCTCACCGAACAATACCTGATTCGTGCAGAAGCCAGGGCACGACAAGGTGGAAGTAAGTTGGCGCAGGCTATAACAGATCTTAATACAGTTCGCAGCCGTGCTGGTTTACCAGCCGTGAATCCTGCAGATCAAAATGCTTTTTATCTTGCTATCGAGAAAGAACGCCAGGTCGAGTTTTTTGCAGAATGGGGACATCGCTGGCTCGATCTAAAACGTACCAATCGTGCAGAGACAGTGCTCAGGCCATTATCACCTACTAATTCGTGGCGACTGGGCTCAGAATTATATCCTGTTCCGTCTGGTGAAATTGGTAACAATCCAATTCTTGTTCAAAACCTGGGATACTGA
- a CDS encoding TlpA family protein disulfide reductase: MKIRIKNIFAGIASLVVFNAAMAQQDQVILTGTFTEKINAELQLIKTVNGKIEKLGDYTINPSNPDFVFAFSADTTINYSFQVKTLKQGHMRLEADKYYTLPLTLKPGQNYSLKVTLSKLNAEKKTGFEFKPDTGKSSIAFVSGKFVNWKVGVSITMQRVVDGSYETINSFSNRNEKPFLLPCLVKEEGFYYLISPRWRIRIYLKPADNLELAINGMSGSYEVVNGSEENQLMQEWQQLISPITSYGYNSIMVQRDSFDLNAYQKTYESLEPSIVNFRNNINHIGSRFSKIFRTAMGVDKEFAPILFLFNSTVKNAKGFGGTPKNFNDVPAFYQSFIQTNKFSDASLLNIGEARRYMNLYTKLVIASLPEDKKKQLTENEKLGLMINTISNDTLKSYFLKDQMSEIAINNLTEFRSILEPYKKYTKPASVKREYLKIYDQFSSDTAYVGKSAYNFTLPDSTGRMISMKDFKGKVVFIDVWATWCGPCREQFPFLKEVEEEYKNNSDIVFLGITIDRERDRQKWLNTIKKENLPPLQLFDDMGKYFGKKYEINAIPRFLLISKDGKWIEVRCPRPEAKEDLKKYLDKALQEKPLVKG; encoded by the coding sequence ATGAAAATTCGTATAAAAAATATTTTTGCAGGTATTGCCAGCCTGGTAGTTTTTAATGCTGCTATGGCACAACAAGATCAAGTGATCTTAACCGGCACATTTACTGAAAAAATAAATGCCGAACTGCAACTTATTAAAACAGTAAACGGGAAAATTGAAAAATTAGGTGACTACACGATCAACCCAAGCAACCCTGATTTTGTTTTTGCTTTTTCCGCTGATACGACCATCAATTATAGTTTCCAGGTAAAAACTTTAAAACAGGGGCACATGAGGTTGGAGGCAGACAAATATTATACGCTTCCATTAACACTTAAACCAGGACAGAACTATTCATTAAAAGTTACCCTGTCAAAATTAAATGCTGAGAAAAAAACAGGATTTGAATTTAAGCCAGATACAGGAAAATCTTCTATTGCATTTGTAAGCGGAAAATTCGTTAATTGGAAAGTTGGAGTAAGTATTACTATGCAGAGAGTTGTTGATGGCAGTTACGAAACAATAAATAGTTTTAGCAATCGTAATGAAAAGCCTTTTTTGTTGCCTTGCCTGGTAAAAGAGGAAGGTTTTTATTATCTCATTTCTCCACGCTGGAGAATACGTATCTATCTGAAACCTGCAGACAACCTTGAACTGGCAATTAATGGTATGTCAGGGTCCTACGAGGTCGTTAATGGTTCTGAAGAAAATCAATTGATGCAAGAATGGCAGCAATTGATCTCTCCAATTACAAGCTATGGCTATAATTCAATAATGGTACAAAGAGATTCTTTTGATCTTAATGCCTATCAGAAAACCTATGAAAGCCTGGAACCATCAATTGTCAATTTCAGAAACAATATCAATCATATTGGTTCAAGATTCAGCAAGATTTTCAGAACGGCAATGGGTGTTGATAAAGAATTCGCACCAATTTTATTTTTATTTAATAGCACAGTAAAGAATGCAAAGGGCTTTGGGGGTACACCGAAGAATTTTAATGATGTTCCTGCTTTTTACCAGAGTTTCATACAAACAAATAAATTCAGTGATGCGTCACTATTAAATATTGGTGAAGCAAGACGTTACATGAACCTGTATACTAAACTTGTTATTGCTTCTTTACCGGAAGATAAGAAAAAGCAATTAACTGAGAATGAAAAGCTCGGGCTGATGATCAATACAATTTCGAATGACACATTAAAATCTTATTTCCTAAAAGACCAGATGTCAGAAATAGCAATTAATAACCTGACCGAATTCAGATCCATATTGGAGCCCTATAAAAAATACACGAAACCTGCTTCTGTAAAAAGGGAATACCTAAAGATCTACGATCAATTCAGCAGCGATACAGCGTATGTTGGCAAATCCGCATACAATTTTACGCTGCCGGATTCTACTGGTCGTATGATCTCCATGAAAGACTTTAAAGGCAAAGTAGTATTTATAGATGTGTGGGCAACATGGTGCGGACCTTGCAGGGAACAATTTCCCTTTCTTAAAGAAGTTGAAGAAGAATATAAGAACAACAGTGATATTGTTTTCCTGGGTATAACCATTGATAGGGAGAGGGATCGTCAGAAATGGCTCAACACGATAAAGAAAGAAAATTTGCCGCCTTTGCAATTATTTGATGACATGGGAAAATATTTTGGAAAAAAATATGAGATCAATGCCATTCCAAGATTTTTACTGATAAGCAAAGATGGTAAATGGATAGAAGTTCGTTGCCCAAGACCTGAAGCAAAAGAAGACCTTAAAAAATATTTGGATAAGGCTTTACAAGAAAAACCTTTAGTAAAAGGTTAA